Proteins found in one Streptomyces sp. CB09001 genomic segment:
- a CDS encoding PIG-L family deacetylase — translation MTDRPLTLMAVHAHPDDEATGTGGVLARYAAEGIRTVLVTCTDGGCGDGPGGVKPGDPGHDPAAVALMRRRELEESRDVLKISDLETLDYADSGMMGWPSNDAPGSFWRTPVEEGAARLAELMRHYRPDVVVTYDENGFYGHPDHIQAHRITMAALEMTTLTPKVYWTTAPRSMMGRFGEIMREFNEDMPEPDPAEAAAMAEIGLPDEEITTWVDTTAFSGQKFDALAAHASQGENIFFLRMGKERFGELMGMETFVRVRDTTGAAVPENDLFAGLR, via the coding sequence ATGACCGACCGACCCTTGACGCTGATGGCCGTGCACGCCCACCCCGACGACGAGGCCACGGGCACGGGCGGGGTCCTGGCGCGGTACGCGGCGGAGGGCATCCGCACGGTGCTCGTGACGTGTACCGACGGCGGTTGCGGTGACGGACCGGGAGGCGTCAAGCCGGGAGATCCCGGGCACGATCCGGCGGCCGTCGCCCTGATGCGCCGGCGGGAACTCGAGGAGAGCCGTGACGTCCTGAAGATCAGCGATCTGGAGACGCTGGACTACGCCGACTCCGGAATGATGGGCTGGCCGAGCAACGACGCCCCCGGTTCCTTCTGGCGTACCCCGGTGGAGGAAGGCGCCGCCCGCCTCGCGGAACTCATGCGGCACTACCGGCCCGACGTGGTCGTCACCTACGACGAGAACGGCTTCTATGGTCACCCCGACCACATCCAGGCCCACCGCATCACCATGGCGGCACTGGAGATGACGACGCTGACACCGAAGGTGTACTGGACGACGGCGCCCCGCTCGATGATGGGGCGTTTCGGTGAGATCATGCGTGAGTTCAACGAGGACATGCCGGAGCCGGACCCCGCCGAGGCCGCCGCGATGGCCGAGATCGGCCTCCCCGACGAAGAGATCACCACCTGGGTGGACACCACCGCGTTCAGTGGCCAGAAGTTCGACGCGCTGGCCGCCCACGCCAGTCAGGGCGAGAACATCTTCTTCCTCAGGATGGGCAAGGAGAGGTTCGGCGAGCTGATGGGCATGGAGACCTTCGTACGCGTCCGGGACACCACCGGCGCGGCCGTACCGGAGAACGACCTCTTCGCCGGACTGCGCTGA